GGCTGCTTCGCCCTCACGGAACCCACAGCGGGGTCCGACCCGTCCTCCATGACCACCGTGGCCCGCCGCGACGGGTCCGGGGACGACGCCGGCTGGGTCCTCGACGGCGCCAAGCGCTGGATCGGGCTCGCCTCCGTTGCAGGGGTGATGGTGGTGTGGGCCATGACCGACGACGGCGTCCGCGGCTTCCTGGTGCCGGCAGGCACGCCCGGGGTCACCGCGACGCCGATCGGCCGGAAACTGTCGATGCGCGCCTCGATCCAGTGCGACGTGGTGTTCGACGGCGTGAGGCTGGGACCCGAGGCCCTTCTGCCGGGTGCCCGGGGCCTGCGCGGGCCCTTTACCTGCCTCAACGAGGCGCGCTACGGCATTGCCTGGGGCGCCATGGGTGCCGCCCGCGACTCCTATGAAGCCGCCTTGGAGTACTCACAGGAGCGGCTGCAGTTCGGGCGGCCGCTGGCCGGCTACCAGCTCACGCAGGAGAAGCTGGTCAACATGCTGCTCGAGATCCAGAAGGGTACGCTGCTGGCCCTTCATCTGGGCCGGCTGAAGGACGCCGGCGCACTGAGGCCGGAGCAGATCTCCCTGGGCAAGCTGAACAACGTGCGTGAAGCCCTGGCCATTGCCCGCGAGGCCCGTTCCATCCTGGGCGGCAACGGCATCACCCTGGATTACTCGCCGCTGCGGCACGCCGCCAACCTGGAGTCGGTGCGCACCTACGAGGGCACCGACGAGGTCCACACCCTCA
This genomic window from Arthrobacter sp. 24S4-2 contains:
- a CDS encoding acyl-CoA dehydrogenase family protein; this translates as MSNAADVPAVPDPSDVLALDALLTAEELAVRERIRDFTEQRIRPDIARWYDDAVFPLDLAPELGELGVLGMHLEGYGCPGRSAVEYGLAAMELEAGDSGIRTFVSVQGSLAMTAIHRWGSEDQKQEWLPRMAAGEVIGCFALTEPTAGSDPSSMTTVARRDGSGDDAGWVLDGAKRWIGLASVAGVMVVWAMTDDGVRGFLVPAGTPGVTATPIGRKLSMRASIQCDVVFDGVRLGPEALLPGARGLRGPFTCLNEARYGIAWGAMGAARDSYEAALEYSQERLQFGRPLAGYQLTQEKLVNMLLEIQKGTLLALHLGRLKDAGALRPEQISLGKLNNVREALAIAREARSILGGNGITLDYSPLRHAANLESVRTYEGTDEVHTLILGQHITGIGAFR